One genomic segment of Aythya fuligula isolate bAytFul2 chromosome 5, bAytFul2.pri, whole genome shotgun sequence includes these proteins:
- the AGBL2 gene encoding cytosolic carboxypeptidase 2 has product MDPSGYPTVQVVPEPYDSFMRCHLRYYGYFRGEPGAVPPPPLSPGVQNSPAGAPARLFPQARRRVGSRAPCPHEDTPSATTPRALERGRSGGWGFPGEPRALFALPSARGPLPTPRWPIECEVIKEAIEHIEWVPPEPEPFCQPSSHEQALAGSSEEQGTVVYHLSPVPPGSCFTRARAGGAPGPLSSPAVALEGPQDTTLLFESRFESGNLQKAVKVGPYEYVLTLRPDLYTAKHTQWFYFRVQNTRRDAVYRFTIANLAKPKSLYGEGMQPLLYSQRDARSRAVGWRRVGDKVRYYRRGGGEEPATFCLSWSMRFPHDADTCYLAHSYPYTYSDLQRYLRAVVGDPVRSRYCAVRALCRSLAGNTVYLLTITGPAGGAGKRAVVLSARAHPGESGGSWAMRGFLDFVLSAAPDARLLRRLFVFKVVPMLNPDGVVVGNSRCSLAGRDPNRAYRTGCRGSFPAVWHLRAMVERLLVEREVVLYCDFHGHSRKNNVFMYGCDGGRAGAAPRFLERVFPLMLSKNAPDKFSFPSCKFKVQKSKEGTGRVVMWRLGITNSYTMEAAFGGSTLGGRNSHFTVEDLKSLGYHLCDTLLDFCDPDSAKFQQCLAEVHTLLRRRLGSGGSWSDVPTSDLESSTSGSDSSVSEGPPAQPGSSREREGRGAREEVLVPVRHPGRLEPRRRKRLRSRRARNALHRPNPIRQSPAGVPVSTVHPSPAPWLRPHTAPSSGGTAGAAPSPSFALPQVPPWSLRPRGQPRVPNTAGGGRGVPEEPEQPRGAVPRPPVPAAAGRGSRGRGATAGDARLRGDTKAVGPARATTAIITTAAATTSSSQGAAVVLPTPGAATAGGRGGRLGPASPRCYACARR; this is encoded by the exons ATGGATCCCTCGGGGTACCCCACTGTGCAG GTGGTCCCCGAGCCCTATGACAGCTTCATGCGCTGCCACCTGCGCTACTACGGCTACTTCCGAGGTGAGCCCGgggctgtcccccccccccctttatcCCCTGGGGTGCAGAATTCCCCCGCTGGGGCTCCAGCACGGCTCTTCCCCCAGGCCAGAAGAAGGGTGGGAAGCAgagccccgtgtccccacgAGGACACCCCGAGTGCCACCACGCCGAG ggcacTGGAGCGGGGCCGCTCGGGGGGCTGGGGGTTCCCCGGGGAGCCGCGGGCTCTCTTCGCCCTCCCCTCGGCGCGAGGACCCCTGCCCACTCCCCGGTGGCCCATCGAGTGCGAAGTCATCAAGGAGGCCATCGAGCACATCG AGTGGGTTCCCCCTGAACCCGAGCCCTTCTGCCAGCCCTCGAGCCATGAGCAGGCGCTGGCGGGCAGCAGCGAGGAGCAGGGCACCGTCGTCTACCACCTGAGCCCAG TGCCCCCAGGCTCCTGCTTCACCCGTGCTcgggccgggggggccccggGCCCCCTCTCCTCCCCGGCAGTGGCCCTGGAGGGCCCCCAGGACACCACGCTGCTGTTCGAGTCGCGCTTTGAGAGCGGCAACCTCCAGAAAGCCGTCAAGGT GGGTCCCTACGAGTACGTGCTGACGCTGCGGCCGGACTTGTACACCGCCAAGCACACGCAGTGGTTTTATTTCCGCGTGCAAAACACCCGGCGAGACGCCGTCTACCGCTTCACCATCGCCAACCTGGCGAAGCCCAAGAGCCTCTACGGTGAGGGCATGCAGCCGCTGCTCTACTCGCAGCGGGACGCCCGCAGCCGTGCCGTCGGCTGGCGCCGCGTCGGGGACAAAGTCCGCTACTaccggcggggcggcggggaggagcCGGCCACCTTCTGCCTCTCCTGGAGCATGCGCTTCCCCCACGATGCCGACACCTGCTACTTGGCCCACTCCTACCCCTACACCTACTCGGACCTGCAGCGCTACCTGCGGGCGGTGGTGGGCGACCCGGTGCGCTCGCGGTACTGCGCGGTGCGGGCGCTGTGCCGCAGCTTGGCCGGCAACACCGTCTACCTGCTGACCATCACCGGCCCGGCTGGTGGCGCGGGCAAGCGGGCGGTGGTGCTGAGCGCCCGCGCGCACCCCGGTGAGAGCGGCGGCTCCTGGGCCATGCGGGGCTTCCTCGACTTCGTCCTCAGCGCCGCACCCGACGCCCGGCTCCTGCGCCGCCTCTTCGTCTTCAAGGTGGTGCCCATGCTCAACCCCGACGGGGTGGTGGTGGGCAACTCGCGCTGCTCCCTGGCCGGCCGCGACCCCAACAGAGCCTACAGGACGGGGTGCCGGGGCTCCTTCCCCGCCGTCTGGCACCTGCGGGCCATGGTGGAGAG gctgctggtggagcGGGAGGTGGTGCTGTACTGCGACTTCCACGGGCACAGCCGCAAGAACAACGTCTTCATGTACGGCTGCGacgggggccgggccggggcagcgccgcggTTCCTGGAGCGCGTCTTCCCCCTGATGCTGAGCAAGAACGCGCCCGACAAG ttttccttccccagctgcaagTTCAAGGTGCAGAAGAGCAAagaggggacaggcagggtcGTCATGTGGCGTTTGGGCATCACCAACAGCTACACCATGGAGGCGGCCTTCGGTGGCTCCACGCTGG GTGGGAGGAACTCGCACTTCACCGTGGAGGACCTCAAATCGCTGGGCTACCACCTCTGCGACACCCTGCTGGACTTCTGCGACCCCGATTCTGCCAAG TtccagcagtgcctggcagAGGTGCACACGCTGCTGCGGCGGCGGCTGGGCTCCGGTGGGAGCTGGAGCGATGTCCCCACCTCAGACCTCGAGTCCAG CACCAGCGGCTCCGACAGCTCCGTGTCCGAGGGACCCCCGGCACAGCCCGGGAGCTCCCGGGAACGGGAGGGACGAGGTGCCCGGGAGGAGGTGCTGGTGCCGGTCCGCCACCCAGGGCGGCTGGAGCCGAGGCGGAGGAAGCGGCTGCGGAGCCGCAGGGCGAGGAATGCCCTGCACCGGCCAAACCCCATCCGCCAGAGCCCCGCCGGTGTCCCCGTGAGCACGGTTCACCCCTCCCCTGCCCCGTGGCTGCGTCCCCACACTGCTCCCAGCTCGGGTGGCACCGCGGGGGCTGCACCGAGCCCCTCCTTTGCGCTCCCCCAGGTGCCACCGTGGTCCCTCAGACCCCGGGGACAACCGCGGGTCCCCAACACCGCCGGGGGAGGCCGTGGGGTGCCGGAGGAGCCTGAGCAGCCACGTGGAGCCGTCCCCCGTCCGCCCGTCCCTGCTGCAGCGGGAAGGGGGTCCCGCGGCCGTGGTGCCACTGCGGGGGACGCCCGGCTGCGGGGGGACACGAAGGCCGTGGGCCCTGCCCGTGCCACCACCGCCATAATCaccaccgccgccgccaccaccagTTCCTCGCAGGGCGCGGCCGTGGTGCTGCCCACACCGGGAGCCGCCACCGCCGGTGGTCGCGGGGGGCGGCTGGGCCCCGCCAGCCCCCGCTGCTACGCCTGCGCCCGGCGCTAA